A region of the Desulfobacter postgatei 2ac9 genome:
ATCATGGGCGCAAAATTCGGAATGGCTGGGCCTTGAAATTGTTGCAACAGAAGCCGGCTGTTCCGAAGACCAGGAAGGCACGGTTGAATTCATAGCCACTTACCGGACAAACGGCACTGTTCAAAATCATCATGAGCTTGGCCGATTTTCAAAACAGGACAATGCATGGTTTTTCACCACCGGTGAGATGGTGAAACCAAAACCTGCTGTTTCCACCAAGGTGGGCCGGAATGCACCCTGTCCCTGCGGCAGTGGGCGCAAGTACAAGAAATGCTGCGGTAAATAAAAGACATTTTTAAAGATACAAGTTCCGTAATCTGACATGGGCCCGGACCCGATTTCCTGGAATCCGGGCTGATGTCGTTTTAGAACGTAATGATCTTGTATCCTTTTTCGATGAACGCGCCCATGGAAGGATGGTTGGCCATATCCCCAACCAGGGGAATGCCTTCCTTTTCAATGGGAGCAAGGGCGTCAAGTTTGGTTGCACAGGCCTTGCAAGCGCCGTAGATAAGGCCGGCCTCTTTGGCTTTTTTGTAAAGGGGGTTTAAAAAATGCCCGGATTCCGACATGGGCCCGACAAGTTTGACAGATTCTCCCTCCAGAACAATAAGTCCTTCCTGGCCCCGCCGTTTTAGGTCAAGGGCATTGAGAAGTACGTGAACAAAGCATAAAGGGTCTCCCCGGAATGCAAATAATACGGTTTTTTCCATGATAAACCTCCTGATTTTGAATTTTTGGGAAAGTGGATTGACAATATATGACGGCCCGAAAAAGCGCTATCGATCCCTGAAAATACTGGTATTCCGGCCGCTCTCCTTGGCCTGGCAAAGGGTTATGTCCGCCTCTTGTAACAGGCTGCCCAGGGAATTGAATTCAGGATATTTACGTCCAATTCCAATGGAAATTGTACAGGACACAGCACTGCCGTCCTTCAGGGGAATCCGGGTTTCGGCAACGGTTTTCAGGATATCCGAAACAATATCCATAGACACTTCGTGGGTCTGTGCCGTGTACATGACGGAAAAATCTTTACCGCCCATGCGCCCGAATATTGCATCCGGTGGCAAGACATCTTTGATGACATTTGCCACTGTTTTTAAAACGATGTCGCCCACATCATGGCCATACTGATCATTGATCTTTTTAAGATAGTCAATATCAATCATCAGGACATATAATTCACTGCCTGACGCATTGAACAGGGGCTCTCCAAGTTCAAAAAATCTCTTTCGGGTCAACACACGGGTTAAAACGTCCCGGGTGGCCATCATATCAAGTTGATTCATACATTCTTTCGCAAGGTGCCTGATGAGAGCACTTTTTTTTCGGAAAAAGTATCCATGGTTTTTTCCGCTATCACTCTTTTTTCTTTTCCCAGAAGTTACGGTTTTCCTGCAGAATGTCACTTATATCGTCATCAACTACATTCTCATCGTTTTCCTTGTCTTCCAGATTAATATCTGTAAATGCATCAATGTTTAAATCTTCTATATCATCCTCATCATCCTCTTCGGATAAATCAATCAGTTCATCAGCATCATCTGAGTCAAGGATGTTGAGGTTCTCCTGATCAAATCCAGGTTCATCTTCAAGGTCTTCAATTTCCAGTTTGGGATCAGCCCCCTGCATCTCATCAGACAGCTCTTCGGGTTCGGTATCCTCTGCCTTTACTTGGCCGGGCTCATCATCCGGGGCATCATCATCATCGGGAAAGTGAATAGACAGATTGTCATCCAGATCTGATACCGGGGCAGCATTTTCATCATTTTCATCCTGAGTGTCTTGTTTAGACGCCGTACTTTCACTATCTTCAATCAGGTTTCCGTTCCGGTCAAAAAGCAGGCTGCCGTTAATATTAATTTTATAATCAAGCCTGAACGCCACATGATTGTTATGTACCACAATCTGGCCGCCTTTGGGGGACAGCGCCTTTGCGGTCAGACGCTCCTTGAGCAGATCCCTGACTGCATCAAGATCCAGATCTTTTTGGACAGATGCAATGAGGTCTTTTTCTCCGTTCAGTATGACTTGGGGATCTGTAATTCTCATACATAACTCCTTAATTTATATTAAATGCGATGTTGGCAAAACTGGGGTCAATAAAGTTTTCAAGGTCAATAATTTTGCCGATCTCCATGACATCGTGCATGTATCTTTGAATTTTATCTAAATCTGATGCTTCCGGATAGAGTCCGTCCCAACAGATGGCCATGGGCTGGGAAAATACATTTTGAAGCACCTGAGAACTCAACCCCATTTTACCTTCGGGGTCCAGGAATTTTACGGCAATGTTCGCCGCCCGGGCCTTATCGTTTTCAATAAACTCGCCGGTATCGACCAGCAGAGAGACAAACTCCTGAACAGCTTCAGGATGTTTCTGGATAAAGTCCTTTTGCATGGCCACAATGCAGCAGGGATGATTCTCCCAGCGTGTGGCTGAATAAAATTCCAGGTTGCCGATTCCCCCCTTGATGGCTTTGGTGGCAACCGGTTCGGCAACCATAAATCCCCCCACATCTTCGTTTTCTTTCATAATGCCGGGCATCTTAATGGGTGGAACCACCTCAAAGCGCACATTAATCGCTTTTTTCCCCGGAACACCGGGTTTGAGCCCCAGTTCCTTCAAAAATTGATGTGCAAGCATGTGGTGAACCGACATTTTGTGAGGAATATCCACAACCTTGTATTTGTAAAAGCTTTGCAAAGAGTCAAACCTGTAATCATAATGCCGGGAGCGCACAAATGTGGAACCGTTCTTGTGGGCAAACAGGACCAGCTGAATAGGGGAGTCATAGGCAAACAGGTCCATGGCAATGGGTGCCAGAACAAAGGCGCAGTCAATTTCCCCGCTTTCAAGGCCTTCCTGTATCGGGTTCCATCCACCCATCAGGCTGGTGGACAGATCAAAGTGCTGGGGGGTCACATCCCCTTGGTTAATGCGGTGTTTCAGGGCGCCCAGAGCAAGGTGGTCGGTAATCTGAATGTGGGCGACATTGAGTTCAACGCGCCCTCCAATAATGCTTCGCTTTTTTGTTATCCGCTGTTTTTTCATCCCTCCGGAGAAAGCCCTTTCAATCGCCTTTGTTATTTCCTGTTCATTAAACGGCTTTGGGCAATGGGCATTCCCACCGGCTTCCAGGATGGCTTTCTGCTGGCCCATGTCGGCCTGGGCCGTGGCCATGATAAAAGGCAGATCCTTAAATGCTTCAGAGGCTCTTAATTCTTTGAGAAATCCAAGGCCATCGAGCGTGGGCATGTTCCAGTCGGAGATGACAAGATCAGGTTTTTCAACTTTTACTTTTTCAAGGCCGTCTACACCGTTCACCGCCATAACAAGATTTGAAAATCCGGCTTTAGCCAGGATTTGTTTGAACATTATCCGCATAGTGCCTGAATCATCTGCCACAACAATTTTGATATTCGGGTCTACCGCCATAAAATACTCCTTATGTCCTGAAAAGGTATAGTATATAAAAAATTAAAAATTTTATCTCTTAAACATCGTCGGTCCATGACCAGCTGAACCTGTGCTGCAATTTCTGGAAAACTTTGTCGAGTATAAATCCCAGCATGCCGATGGCAATGATTACGGCCATAAGTTTGTCATATTCCATGGTATCCCTGGCATCGTTAATCAGATAGCCGAGACCCGATGATACCCCTAAAAATTCTGCCGGGACCAAAACAATCCATGCAATCCCCAGCGCCAGTCTGATGCTGGTCATCATATGTGGGATGGAATATGGAATAACAATCGTTTGAATGAGTTGAACGTTATTGGCACCCTGGTTCAAAGCCATTTTTATCCACTGGGGGTTAATATCCATGACACCAATGGCTGTATTGAGTATTATAGGACAAATTGTCGCCATTACAATCAAAAAATGAACTGCGGATTCAAAGCTGGTAAATAAAAGCAATGCAATGGGCATCCATGACAGGGGGCTGATCATTCTTACGAATTGAATCGGCGAATAGGTCAGCTTGCGAAGACGAGTGAAAAAACCGATCAGTATGCCCAATGGGAGTCCGATGACTGCTGATATGGCTATCCCTACAACGATTCTACGCAGGCTTGCAAAAACCGACATCCAAAATCTGGAATTCTGAAAAGCGTCTGCCATGGCCGTTAGAGTCGGGCCGGGTAGAAAACCTTTAAAATGGGACAGTCCAGGCCTGGTGAAGATAACCTGTGTGATAACGGCCCAGGCACAGGCAAACAGGACAAGTCCGGCAAGTTCATATTTCCAGCCCGACCATACCCGGGTGAAAAATGATGATAAGCCGACCTGGACGGCTCTATCCTGGAAATTTTTTTCAATTGATTTCAACGGTTTCTTCCCTGGAAAAGAGATCTTCTGTGTCGCGATGGCTGAACGCTTTCACTCCCCCCATGTCGTCAAGGGCTTTTCTGACAAAACGGTCGTCCACAAGCTGTGCAACGGCTCTATTTACATCAAGGGTTGTCAGAAAATCCGTGTTGCCTTCAACCTTGGTTTTTTTCATCTGTTCCAGAATAAATCGGGTGGCTGATGGAAAAGGAAAGGGCTGGAAACCGATTCTTTCTACATTCCACTGGGGGTGTATCAGTTCTTTTTCGGGGATGGCACCAAAAACCCTGTGAAGAATTGATTCTTTTACCGGCAAAAATCCTTCGCCGTCCCTGCTGAGCAGATGAGCCGTTTCCTCTGGGTTTTGCAGGCACCACGCCTGGGCTCTTACAATGGCATTTACCGCCTTTTGAATTACTATGGGGCTTTCTTGGATCAGGTGGTCATTGGCGACGACAACACAACAGGGATGATTTTTCCAGATATCTCCGGAATATCGCATAATTTTTGCCGAAAATTTTTCCTGAGCCAGCGCGTTGAAGGGGTCCGCCACGATAAATGCGTCTATCTTATTTCCCAAAAGCGCCTGGGGCATATCCGGGGGGGGCAGAATAAAAAGATTCACCTCGTGGGGGGCAAGCTTTGAGCCCGGCGGTCGGATCACAGCTTCAAGCCCCTGGACCTGAAGTCCTAACTGCATGACCAGATTGTGCATGGAGTACCATGAGGGCACGGCCACCTGTTTGCCGGCCAGATCCGCAAACCGGTTGATGCCGGCGTCTGTTTTAACAGTGACCGCACTGCCATTGGTGTGATTCCAGGCCAGAACCTTGACGGGTACGTTCTGCTTGAATCGCATCCATACGGGGATGGGAAAAAGCATGTGGGCCAAATCAAACTTACCCGTTAAAAAGGATTCGGAAAGTACTTTCCATGACCGCACCATGACCGGCGGTTCCACATGAAGTCCTTCGTGGGAAAAATAACCCAGAGTGTATGCAACGAGTAAAGGGGTGGCATCTGTAATGGGCAGATAACCTATTTTTAACGGTCTTTTTTTTGCCGCTGCCGAGCAAGGAAATACCATGGGGGCACAGGCGGCTATGCCTGCTGTCCCTATTGCTGTTTTTAAAAAACTTCGCCGTGAAATACTGTTGGGGCATACCGGCTTTACATGGTTAAATTCCATTCGTCAGGCTCCGTTTAACTAAATATGCGATTTTAAATCGTTCAAGAATATCGGTTCTCAACGCTTTGATCACAGGATCATGCTGTTTTCTGGGGTAGGGTACATTGATATCGAAAATATCGGAAATCCCGGCAGGGGAACCAGCCAGAACAACAATTTTATTGCCAAGGCGTATGGCTTCATCAATATCATGGGTGACAAAGACCGCGGTAAAGCTTTCGGACATCCACAGGTTTACCAGTTCTTCCTGGATATGGGCCTGGGTAAAGGTATCTAACGAGGCAAAGGGCTCGTCAAGCAGCAGGACCTGGGGACGTCCCACCAGCGCCCTGGCCAGGCAGACCCGCTGAGCCATACCTAAAGAGAGCTGGCTGGGTTTTGCATCAGCCGAACCTGTCAGCCCCATGATTTCGAGAAACTGGCTTACCCGGTATTCCAGATACTGGGTCTCTTTCCTGATTTTACAACCATAGGCCACATTCTCCTTAACGCTGAGCCATGGGATCAGGGCCGGTTGCTGGAACAGCATGGAACGTGAGGGATGGATGCCGACAATAGGGTTGCCGTTCACCCGAATTTGACCGCAGGTCGGATTTTCAAGCCCAGCCAGCATGTTCAGCAGGGTGGTCTTTCCACAACCCGATTCACCCAGAATAATCACAAAATCCCCAGGATTTATGGAAAAGGAAATATCCTTGAGAATCTGATGTTTTTTTTTCCCCGGCCCGTCGTAGGATTTACAGATTTTTTCAATATCTATTTTCAAGTACTATAATTCCGATAGAACAGTATCAATAAATTCGGGCCTGACAAATCCATTGAGGTCGGCTTCGATCGGCATGACCTTCATGGTTGTACGCATATAATCAAGCACGATGTTCAAAATTTGCATATCCGGAGCCAGAAGTTTTGGGCAATAGGTAATCCCGGAGGTGTTAAGTGTCCTTCGTATCTGCTCGCCAGAAAGGCCTAAAAAAGAGGCGGAGATGCGTTCAATGGTGTTTTCGGCGGTGTCCGGGGATGATGACATATACCGGTCAAGTTCCCGGGCGCTATAAAGGAGACAGCTGACCATCAGGGCCAAATCCTCCCCTTTGGTCACAAGCAGATCCTGGTGTACCACGAATACACTACCCGGATGATCCTTCCACAAATCCCGGGAAAGGAGCAGATGTTTGAATCCTTTTTTTTCAACCTCCGCGTCACCAAAGGGGGCAGGGCAGATAAAAGCTGCAATATCGCCGTCAAGATCCGAACTGGCCATTTCCGGCATCAAGGCAAACGGTACTGATTCAATTCTGACGCTTTCTCCTAATTTTCCCGAACCGGCGATTTTTAAATTTCCTGCACTCAGCAGTCTGTGCAAAAGCAGATGTTGAATACTGAGCCTGTGCGGAATCAAAACGCTTTTACCTTTAAGATCCGCCAATCTTTGAATTTGGTTGGCCATAATGACTCTGCTGCCTGCCCTGTGAGTGAACATGAGCATGGATATTGCCGAACCCTTGTTAAACAGATACATGGCCTGGGCAATATCCATAAAAGCGGCATGAATATCCCCGGATGCAAATCCCCTCTCCACCTGTTCCCAGGAACGCATGGTAAAAGGTATAATATCCGAATCGGCACCAGACCCTTTACGCTGGATGTAACGGGGTAAAGCAAGTCCTAATATCAGATGATCAATACTAATAAAATGTCCGATTCGGATAGTCAGGGGCAGCCTCAAATCTTTTAGACTTATTGATTTTGGATTTTATTGAGAAAAACTTTAACACAGCCCGGAATGCGTTGGCAAGTTTGTAGACGCAATTTATTTCATCTGCGGTACTTAAAGTCGCCCGCTGCGAATAATGGCCACCAATAGCCAGACACCAAGGAGAGCAGCAGCAATGAATCCGGCAATGCCGATGATGGAGACGCCGAGAATCATGGGCGGGATCCGGGAGTTGAGTACAATGGCCGAGCCCAGGATCAGGGCGGCAATGATAATGGCAAAAGAGATCCGATTGGATGTCTGATCCTGGGTCATCATCAGCCGCTCCAGACCATCAAGGCTTACCGTGATCTTTATTTTTCCCTTTTTGATCTGGGTCATGATGCTGCTTGTATCCCCGGGCAGGGTCTGAAGCAGGGAAAAGAGATCCCTGGCGATGCCTAAAAACTCCCGGGAGAGCCGGGGTAATGAATATTTTCTTAGGGTTGCGGACTTGATATAGGGCCGGGCATGGTTAAGGAGATCAAATTGAGGGTCTAGTGTGCGTGCCACCCCCTCAATACTGATAAATGCCTTCATCATTAAAAACAGGTCCGGAGGGATTCTCAACCCGTGCCGGGTGCAAAGCTCAAGAAACTGGTGAATCATGCGGCTGGGATTGATTTCTTCAAGCTTTCTGGACAAATATACCGCGCAAAATTGTGCGATATCCTTTTCCAGGGCCGCCATATTGACCGATGGGTCGGGCTCGGTCAGACGGCAAAGCAGACGGGCTGTATTCCTGGTATTTTTTGAGGCAAGCGCCTGGAGCAGATCAATGAATAACTCCCGGGTAGTTGAATCCACAAATCCCGTCATGCCAAAATCAATCATGCAGATGCGCTGGTCTTCCAGAATAAAAATATTGCCCGGATGGGGATCGGCATGGAAGAAACCAAACTCAAATATCTGACGCATGACAAAATCGGCGCCAATGCGGGTGATTTTTTTTCTGTCAAGAGCTGCCCGGTCAATGGCTTCAACGTCATCGGCCTTGATCCCCAGGATATATTCCATACACAGCACCCGTTGTGTGGAATGGGACCAGTAGACTTCGGGAATGCGGATGTCCGGTTCTCTGGCGAACTGGTCAGCCATCTGTTCCATATTGGCCGCCTCCACCATGTAATCGAGCTCTTTTTCCAGGGATTGGGCAAATTCTTCAACAATTTTCACGGGTCGGAATATGGCCATATCTTCCAGGTTTTTTTCCATGACCTGGGCCAGATAGTGGATGATTTCCAGATCAACCTCGATTGTTTTACGGATGCCGGGGCGCTGAATTTTTACCGCCACCTGCTCCTTTGACGACAGTTCCGCCCGGTGAACCTGTCCGATGGAGGCCGAAGCAAAAGGAGCCTCCTCAAAGGAATAGAATACCTCACTGATGGGTCTGCCAAACTCTGAAAGAATAATTTGTCCGACCTGTTCAAACGAAAATGACGGCACCTTGTCCTGGAGTTTGGCAAGCTCCCGGGTCAAGTCCAGGGGGATCAGATCCGGCCGTGAGGATAATACCTGGCCCATTTTAATGAAGGTGGGCCCAAGCTCCTCCAAAACCATCCTGATCCGCTGATTCCTGGACAGTTTCTCATGGGGTTTTGAGAACGGAATTTTATCAAGATAATGATCAATCCCCATGGCATCAATAATATTTTCAAATCCGTACTTGAAAATAATGCCGATAATCTGTTGGTAACGAACCAGATGCCGGTATCGTTTCGTGACCCTGGAAATGGTCTTAAAACTGAGCATGGTCAGGGCAAGATGCCTGGATTTCAGGCCTCTTTTTCAATTTTTTTAGACAGCTCGTCAATCCGGGCATTGAGTTCATCAATATCCCCACGGGTGGGCAGATCCAGGCGTTTAAGTACCGATTCCACAACTGCTTCAACTTTTTTATCAAGGCTGGATTTTGCTTCGTCGTACCGTTTTTTACACTCTTCCAGAAAGTCCTTTGCCTCTTTCTGGTTCATTTCAGACTGTTCTGCGAACTCCTTGGCAAAGGTTTCAATTTCTTTTTTGGAGCGCAGCGCCATACCCACCCCGGTGAGCAGACTGTTTTTTAAGGTTTCAAGCATGTTCTTTTCCTCCCTTTTATTTTTACTATTTTGAGCCAAAGGAGACGTCCAATATATCCTCCACAGAGCTATCCCCTTCAAGAATGGCATCCATCTTACCATAAGATCCGGGCAAAAGGGTATTGATAAAAAATCTGGCAGAGGCCATCACGCCGGCATAAAATGCTGCCTCTTTGTTTTTCCCAACCTTGGCAGCCACAGCTTCAGGGTCAAGAGAGCCTACTTTTTCAGCCAATTTAGGTGCGGCAACACAGGCTCGCCACAGATGCATCCAGGCAAAGACGATATCCCCTGTAATCTCCAGGAAGGGGTGAGCAAAGGCATAAGCGTTAAGCACCTTTTCAGACCTTGCCCTTGCACCGATCTCATAGGCAACAACATCATACCGGTCCAGAGCAAGTTCGACCTTTTCGAAAAGTACTTCAAGTCCTTCAATTTTTTGGGCTTCAATTATGGTTTTTCTGATCTGATCCAGGAAGTATACAAAACTTTGCCCATTGTTCATGGAGAGCTTGCGACCGAGAAGATCCATGGCCTGGATCCCGTTGGTGCCTTCGTAAATCATGAAGATTCTGGAATCACGCATGAGCTGCTCTGCCGGAAATTCCTTGCAGTATCCATATCCGCCGTAAACCTGGACGCCGTGGGAGCAGACCTCAAGGGCCTTATCCGTGATATAGCCTTTGACAATTGGGGTGAGTACCTCAATTAAAGCGGCGGTATTGGCCTTTAATGCCTCATCATCCGTGGTATGAACAATGTCCTCGCATTTGGCATAGTAATAGTGCAGGGACCGCATGCCTTCGGTGTATACTTTCATATTCAGCAGCTGGCGTTTAACATCCGGGTGATTAATAATGGTTACGTTTTTGGCTGTGGCATCCTTGCCCGCTGTAAGATGTCGGCCCTGTACCCGGGTTCTGGCATAATCAAGGGCGTTCATATAAGCGGCGGACGCCACGGCAAAACCCTGGACACCCACAAATGCCCGGGATTCGTTCATCATTTGAAACATTGCGGACATGCCCTTGTTTTCTTCGCCGAGAAGGGTGCCGATGCAAGGTCCTTTGTCTCCCAAAGCCAGGGTGCAGGTAGCATTACCGTGAATGCCCATCTTTTCTTCAAGGCCCGTGCATACCACATTGTTGAATTCACCCAGGGAGCCGTCTTCATTAACCAGGTATTTGGGCACCAGAAACAGGGAGAT
Encoded here:
- a CDS encoding ABC transporter ATP-binding protein, with amino-acid sequence MKIDIEKICKSYDGPGKKKHQILKDISFSINPGDFVIILGESGCGKTTLLNMLAGLENPTCGQIRVNGNPIVGIHPSRSMLFQQPALIPWLSVKENVAYGCKIRKETQYLEYRVSQFLEIMGLTGSADAKPSQLSLGMAQRVCLARALVGRPQVLLLDEPFASLDTFTQAHIQEELVNLWMSESFTAVFVTHDIDEAIRLGNKIVVLAGSPAGISDIFDINVPYPRKQHDPVIKALRTDILERFKIAYLVKRSLTNGI
- a CDS encoding YchJ family protein; this encodes MEECPCGSNLAYAECCEPVITGTEPARTAQQLMRARYSAYTKVDTDFIFNTTHPDHREGYDHASTKSWAQNSEWLGLEIVATEAGCSEDQEGTVEFIATYRTNGTVQNHHELGRFSKQDNAWFFTTGEMVKPKPAVSTKVGRNAPCPCGSGRKYKKCCGK
- a CDS encoding ABC transporter permease — encoded protein: MKSIEKNFQDRAVQVGLSSFFTRVWSGWKYELAGLVLFACAWAVITQVIFTRPGLSHFKGFLPGPTLTAMADAFQNSRFWMSVFASLRRIVVGIAISAVIGLPLGILIGFFTRLRKLTYSPIQFVRMISPLSWMPIALLLFTSFESAVHFLIVMATICPIILNTAIGVMDINPQWIKMALNQGANNVQLIQTIVIPYSIPHMMTSIRLALGIAWIVLVPAEFLGVSSGLGYLINDARDTMEYDKLMAVIIAIGMLGFILDKVFQKLQHRFSWSWTDDV
- a CDS encoding ABC transporter substrate-binding protein is translated as MRSWEQVERGFASGDIHAAFMDIAQAMYLFNKGSAISMLMFTHRAGSRVIMANQIQRLADLKGKSVLIPHRLSIQHLLLHRLLSAGNLKIAGSGKLGESVRIESVPFALMPEMASSDLDGDIAAFICPAPFGDAEVEKKGFKHLLLSRDLWKDHPGSVFVVHQDLLVTKGEDLALMVSCLLYSARELDRYMSSSPDTAENTIERISASFLGLSGEQIRRTLNTSGITYCPKLLAPDMQILNIVLDYMRTTMKVMPIEADLNGFVRPEFIDTVLSEL
- a CDS encoding ABC1 kinase family protein, coding for MLSFKTISRVTKRYRHLVRYQQIIGIIFKYGFENIIDAMGIDHYLDKIPFSKPHEKLSRNQRIRMVLEELGPTFIKMGQVLSSRPDLIPLDLTRELAKLQDKVPSFSFEQVGQIILSEFGRPISEVFYSFEEAPFASASIGQVHRAELSSKEQVAVKIQRPGIRKTIEVDLEIIHYLAQVMEKNLEDMAIFRPVKIVEEFAQSLEKELDYMVEAANMEQMADQFAREPDIRIPEVYWSHSTQRVLCMEYILGIKADDVEAIDRAALDRKKITRIGADFVMRQIFEFGFFHADPHPGNIFILEDQRICMIDFGMTGFVDSTTRELFIDLLQALASKNTRNTARLLCRLTEPDPSVNMAALEKDIAQFCAVYLSRKLEEINPSRMIHQFLELCTRHGLRIPPDLFLMMKAFISIEGVARTLDPQFDLLNHARPYIKSATLRKYSLPRLSREFLGIARDLFSLLQTLPGDTSSIMTQIKKGKIKITVSLDGLERLMMTQDQTSNRISFAIIIAALILGSAIVLNSRIPPMILGVSIIGIAGFIAAALLGVWLLVAIIRSGRL
- a CDS encoding GGDEF domain-containing protein; translation: MNQLDMMATRDVLTRVLTRKRFFELGEPLFNASGSELYVLMIDIDYLKKINDQYGHDVGDIVLKTVANVIKDVLPPDAIFGRMGGKDFSVMYTAQTHEVSMDIVSDILKTVAETRIPLKDGSAVSCTISIGIGRKYPEFNSLGSLLQEADITLCQAKESGRNTSIFRDR
- a CDS encoding phasin family protein — protein: MLETLKNSLLTGVGMALRSKKEIETFAKEFAEQSEMNQKEAKDFLEECKKRYDEAKSSLDKKVEAVVESVLKRLDLPTRGDIDELNARIDELSKKIEKEA
- a CDS encoding ABC transporter substrate-binding protein, whose protein sequence is MAVDPNIKIVVADDSGTMRIMFKQILAKAGFSNLVMAVNGVDGLEKVKVEKPDLVISDWNMPTLDGLGFLKELRASEAFKDLPFIMATAQADMGQQKAILEAGGNAHCPKPFNEQEITKAIERAFSGGMKKQRITKKRSIIGGRVELNVAHIQITDHLALGALKHRINQGDVTPQHFDLSTSLMGGWNPIQEGLESGEIDCAFVLAPIAMDLFAYDSPIQLVLFAHKNGSTFVRSRHYDYRFDSLQSFYKYKVVDIPHKMSVHHMLAHQFLKELGLKPGVPGKKAINVRFEVVPPIKMPGIMKENEDVGGFMVAEPVATKAIKGGIGNLEFYSATRWENHPCCIVAMQKDFIQKHPEAVQEFVSLLVDTGEFIENDKARAANIAVKFLDPEGKMGLSSQVLQNVFSQPMAICWDGLYPEASDLDKIQRYMHDVMEIGKIIDLENFIDPSFANIAFNIN
- a CDS encoding ABC transporter substrate-binding protein, with protein sequence MEFNHVKPVCPNSISRRSFLKTAIGTAGIAACAPMVFPCSAAAKKRPLKIGYLPITDATPLLVAYTLGYFSHEGLHVEPPVMVRSWKVLSESFLTGKFDLAHMLFPIPVWMRFKQNVPVKVLAWNHTNGSAVTVKTDAGINRFADLAGKQVAVPSWYSMHNLVMQLGLQVQGLEAVIRPPGSKLAPHEVNLFILPPPDMPQALLGNKIDAFIVADPFNALAQEKFSAKIMRYSGDIWKNHPCCVVVANDHLIQESPIVIQKAVNAIVRAQAWCLQNPEETAHLLSRDGEGFLPVKESILHRVFGAIPEKELIHPQWNVERIGFQPFPFPSATRFILEQMKKTKVEGNTDFLTTLDVNRAVAQLVDDRFVRKALDDMGGVKAFSHRDTEDLFSREETVEIN
- a CDS encoding acyl-CoA dehydrogenase, with amino-acid sequence MAQPIADRRDVDFVLHEQIGTVDHELFEQFNKKTVNLIVSEARKLAIKEILPTFKDGDEIGCTLENGKVTTPQSFKRAWKLFCEGEWLAMCDDPEVGGQGMPKTVGCAALEYMVGANSAFMLYYGMTHGASKLVEAFGNETQKKLYMKKMFAGQWGGTMLLTEPEAGSDVGALTTAATLNDDGTYTIQGTKIFISAGEHDLCDNIIHPVLARIEGAPAGTRGISLFLVPKYLVNEDGSLGEFNNVVCTGLEEKMGIHGNATCTLALGDKGPCIGTLLGEENKGMSAMFQMMNESRAFVGVQGFAVASAAYMNALDYARTRVQGRHLTAGKDATAKNVTIINHPDVKRQLLNMKVYTEGMRSLHYYYAKCEDIVHTTDDEALKANTAALIEVLTPIVKGYITDKALEVCSHGVQVYGGYGYCKEFPAEQLMRDSRIFMIYEGTNGIQAMDLLGRKLSMNNGQSFVYFLDQIRKTIIEAQKIEGLEVLFEKVELALDRYDVVAYEIGARARSEKVLNAYAFAHPFLEITGDIVFAWMHLWRACVAAPKLAEKVGSLDPEAVAAKVGKNKEAAFYAGVMASARFFINTLLPGSYGKMDAILEGDSSVEDILDVSFGSK